The proteins below come from a single Burkholderia contaminans genomic window:
- a CDS encoding OsmC family protein: MSLIHAAAVLDADAPDYVVQLQAGTHALTGDEAPREGGQDRGPAPYEFVLAGLAQCTAATLRMYMQRKTWPATRIDVRTELHADRDGTQYVRRVVTLDGPLDEAQRQRLAEICEKTPVTQFIKRGTRIDTTLN; encoded by the coding sequence ATGTCGCTCATCCATGCCGCCGCCGTCCTCGACGCCGATGCGCCCGACTACGTCGTCCAGCTGCAGGCCGGCACGCACGCGTTGACCGGCGACGAAGCGCCCCGCGAAGGCGGCCAGGATCGCGGGCCGGCGCCGTACGAGTTCGTGCTGGCCGGCCTCGCGCAATGCACGGCCGCGACGCTGCGCATGTATATGCAGCGCAAGACGTGGCCGGCCACGCGCATCGACGTGCGCACCGAGCTGCATGCCGATCGCGACGGCACGCAATACGTGCGCCGCGTCGTGACGCTCGACGGCCCGCTCGATGAAGCGCAACGCCAGCGCCTCGCCGAAATCTGCGAGAAAACGCCGGTCACGCAGTTCATCAAGCGCGGCACGCGGATCGACACGACGTTGAACTGA
- a CDS encoding Dyp-type peroxidase produces the protein MSDVQQGILAPIDSAARYLTFTMSNDGNVAAALAALREIVDGRDTVVGFGHALAAYLGRPVPGLTEFPAFAVKDRTLPATPADVWVWLRGDDRGEIVLRARAIERALAPAFALQDAVDGFRYSNDRDLSGYEDGTENPEGDEAVAAAIVTGQGAGLDGASFVAVQQWLHDFDQMERIPSGDMDNIVGRRRSDNEELDDAPEFAHVKRTAQESFEPEAFMLRRSSPWSDARRAGLYFVAFGCSFRAFDVQMRRMSGAEDGIVDGLFRFTRPLTGAYFWCPPLKDGKLDLSALGL, from the coding sequence ATGAGCGACGTTCAGCAAGGCATTCTGGCCCCGATCGATTCGGCGGCCCGATACCTCACTTTCACGATGTCGAATGACGGCAATGTGGCAGCGGCGCTGGCCGCGCTGCGCGAGATCGTCGACGGACGCGACACGGTGGTCGGGTTCGGGCATGCGCTGGCGGCGTACCTCGGGCGCCCGGTGCCGGGCCTGACCGAATTCCCGGCGTTCGCGGTGAAGGACCGCACGCTGCCGGCGACGCCGGCCGACGTGTGGGTCTGGCTGCGCGGCGACGATCGCGGCGAGATCGTGCTGCGTGCACGGGCGATCGAACGCGCGCTGGCGCCGGCGTTTGCGCTGCAGGATGCGGTCGACGGTTTCCGCTATTCGAACGATCGCGACCTGTCCGGCTACGAGGACGGCACGGAAAACCCGGAAGGCGACGAAGCGGTGGCCGCGGCGATCGTGACGGGGCAGGGCGCGGGGCTCGACGGGGCGAGCTTCGTCGCGGTCCAGCAATGGCTGCACGACTTCGACCAGATGGAGCGCATCCCGTCGGGCGACATGGACAACATCGTCGGGCGCCGCCGCTCGGACAACGAAGAACTCGACGACGCACCCGAGTTCGCGCACGTGAAGCGCACCGCGCAGGAAAGCTTCGAGCCCGAGGCGTTCATGCTGCGCCGTTCGTCGCCGTGGTCGGACGCGCGTCGCGCGGGCCTCTACTTCGTCGCATTCGGCTGCTCGTTCCGCGCGTTCGACGTGCAGATGCGCCGGATGAGCGGCGCGGAAGACGGGATCGTCGACGGCCTGTTCCGCTTCACGCGGCCGCTGACGGGCGCGTATTTCTGGTGCCCGCCGCTGAAGGACGGCAAGCTCGACCTGTCCGCGCTCGGCCTGTAA
- a CDS encoding ABC transporter ATP-binding protein encodes MTRKTSHLGGQAFQAVFGFTFRYWRKQPGRTAPVASLALLAALADVLTPLFAGRLVDALSTGLTDRAAAWHAALVAFGTLAALGLGATVLRQGVYLNIITLTLKMMSEIAAASFHRVQRFSTDWHANSFAGSTVRKITRGIWALDLLNDTVLIALLPSVTMLVGATVLLGTHWPVMGLVVGAGSLLYITVTVAVSLGIVAPAARLGNLWDTRMGGALADAVSCNAVVKAFGAETREEARLARVIGKWRQRTRRTWVRGTLNGGLQGAMLVAMQAAMIGVALRLWVNNEASVGDIAFALTMFFMLQGYLRDVGMHIRNLQRSVNDMEELVALERQPLGIDDRPGAPAIRIEQGEIRFEHVTFRYDNHPVPLYDDFSMRIAPGERVGLVGHSGSGKTSFIKLIQRLYDVSGGRITIDGQDIAQVRQDSLRSQIAIVQQEPVLFHRTLAENIAYARPDASRADIERAARLASAHDFIATLPDGYDTLVGERGIKLSGGERQRVAIARAFLADAPILILDEATSSLDSESELLIQQAMERLMVGRTTLVVAHRLSTVRALDRLLVLDRGKVIEEGSHDALIRIDGGIYRRLFERQALELAKGLIDTPRRMVNGDAGPLGEPAEA; translated from the coding sequence ATGACCAGAAAAACCTCCCATCTGGGCGGCCAGGCATTCCAGGCCGTCTTCGGCTTCACCTTCCGCTACTGGCGCAAGCAGCCGGGTCGCACCGCCCCGGTCGCGAGCCTCGCACTGCTCGCCGCGCTCGCCGACGTGCTCACGCCGCTGTTCGCGGGCCGCCTCGTCGATGCGCTGTCGACCGGCCTGACCGATCGCGCCGCCGCGTGGCATGCGGCGCTCGTCGCGTTCGGCACGCTCGCCGCGCTCGGCCTCGGCGCGACGGTGCTGCGGCAAGGCGTCTACCTGAACATCATCACGCTCACGTTGAAGATGATGAGCGAGATCGCGGCCGCGTCGTTCCATCGCGTGCAGCGCTTCTCGACCGACTGGCACGCGAACAGCTTCGCGGGCTCGACCGTGCGCAAGATCACGCGCGGGATCTGGGCGCTCGACCTGCTGAACGACACCGTGCTGATCGCGCTGCTGCCTTCGGTCACGATGCTCGTCGGCGCCACCGTGCTGCTCGGCACGCACTGGCCCGTGATGGGGCTCGTCGTCGGCGCGGGTTCGCTGCTGTACATCACGGTGACGGTGGCCGTGTCGCTCGGCATCGTCGCGCCGGCCGCACGGCTCGGCAACCTGTGGGACACGCGCATGGGCGGCGCGCTCGCCGATGCCGTGAGCTGCAACGCGGTCGTCAAGGCGTTCGGCGCGGAAACGCGCGAGGAAGCGCGGCTCGCGCGCGTGATCGGCAAGTGGCGGCAACGCACGCGCCGCACGTGGGTGCGCGGCACGCTCAACGGCGGGTTGCAGGGCGCGATGCTCGTCGCGATGCAGGCCGCGATGATCGGCGTCGCGCTGCGGCTGTGGGTGAACAACGAGGCGAGCGTCGGCGACATCGCGTTCGCGCTGACGATGTTCTTCATGCTGCAGGGCTACCTGCGCGATGTCGGCATGCACATCCGCAACCTGCAGCGCTCCGTGAACGACATGGAAGAACTCGTCGCGCTCGAACGCCAGCCGCTCGGCATCGACGATCGTCCCGGCGCGCCGGCGATCCGGATCGAACAAGGCGAGATCCGCTTCGAGCACGTGACGTTCCGCTACGACAACCATCCGGTGCCGCTGTACGACGATTTCTCGATGCGGATCGCGCCGGGCGAGCGCGTGGGCCTCGTCGGCCACTCGGGGTCGGGCAAGACGTCGTTCATCAAGCTGATCCAGCGCCTGTACGACGTGTCGGGCGGCCGCATCACGATCGACGGCCAGGACATCGCGCAGGTCAGGCAGGATTCGCTGCGCAGCCAGATCGCGATCGTCCAGCAGGAGCCCGTGCTGTTTCACCGCACGCTCGCGGAGAACATCGCGTATGCGCGCCCCGATGCGAGCCGGGCCGACATCGAGCGCGCCGCGCGGCTCGCCAGCGCGCACGACTTCATCGCCACGCTGCCGGACGGCTATGACACGCTCGTCGGCGAGCGCGGGATCAAGCTGTCGGGCGGTGAACGCCAGCGGGTCGCGATTGCACGCGCGTTCCTCGCCGATGCGCCGATCCTGATCCTCGACGAAGCCACGTCGAGCCTCGACAGCGAAAGCGAGCTGCTGATCCAGCAGGCGATGGAGCGGCTGATGGTCGGCCGCACGACGCTCGTGGTCGCGCACCGGCTGTCGACCGTGCGCGCGCTCGACCGGCTGCTGGTGCTCGATCGCGGCAAGGTGATCGAGGAAGGCAGCCACGACGCGCTGATCCGGATCGACGGCGGCATCTATCGCCGGCTGTTCGAGCGGCAGGCGCTGGAACTGGCGAAGGGCTTGATCGATACGCCGCGACGCATGGTGAACGGTGACGCCGGCCCGCTGGGGGAGCCGGCGGAGGCTTGA